One part of the Arabidopsis thaliana chromosome 1 sequence genome encodes these proteins:
- a CDS encoding ATP binding/leucine-tRNA ligases/aminoacyl-tRNA ligase (ATP binding;leucine-tRNA ligases;aminoacyl-tRNA ligases;nucleotide binding;ATP binding;aminoacyl-tRNA ligases; FUNCTIONS IN: nucleotide binding, aminoacyl-tRNA ligase activity, leucine-tRNA ligase activity, ATP binding; INVOLVED IN: leucyl-tRNA aminoacylation, translation, tRNA aminoacylation for protein translation; LOCATED IN: chloroplast; EXPRESSED IN: 25 plant structures; EXPRESSED DURING: 13 growth stages; CONTAINS InterPro DOMAIN/s: Aminoacyl-tRNA synthetase, class I, conserved site (InterPro:IPR001412), Aminoacyl-tRNA synthetase, class 1a, anticodon-binding (InterPro:IPR009080), Rossmann-like alpha/beta/alpha sandwich fold (InterPro:IPR014729), Valyl/Leucyl/Isoleucyl-tRNA synthetase, class I, anticodon-binding (InterPro:IPR013155), Valyl/Leucyl/Isoleucyl-tRNA synthetase, class Ia, editing (InterPro:IPR009008), Aminoacyl-tRNA synthetase, class Ia (InterPro:IPR002300), Leucyl-tRNA synthetase, class Ia, archaeal/eukaryotic cytosolic (InterPro:IPR004493); BEST Arabidopsis thaliana protein match is: tRNA synthetase class I (I, L, M and V) family protein (TAIR:AT4G04350.1); Has 16931 Blast hits to 15894 proteins in 2953 species: Archae - 757; Bacteria - 11010; Metazoa - 639; Fungi - 488; Plants - 264; Viruses - 0; Other Eukaryotes - 3773 (source: NCBI BLink).): MASESKSYARRDRLLEIEATVRKWWEDEDVFRAESCENLPKPGEKFFSTFPFPYMNGYLHIGHAFSLSKVDFASAYHRLRGANVLLPFGFHCTGMPIKASADKLRREIEQFGNPPVFTAEDTTKVPEVQEESSDTIALPIPGQFKGKKSKVAAKAGGQVYQWEIMRSFGLTDSEIANFREPSEWLYYFPPLAVEDLRAYGLGCDWRRSFVTTDVNPFFDAFVRWQMRKLKSMGKIVKDRRYTIFSPLDGQPCADHDRATGEGVQPQEYTLIKMEVVKPFPLKLGPLEGKRVFLAAATLRPETMYGQTNAWVLPDGKYGAYEISETEVFILTERAALNLAYQNFSKNPQEPSCLVELTGYDLIGLPLRSPLSVNEIIYALPMLTILTNKGTGIVTSVPSDAPDDYMALQDLIKKPALQDKYGVKTEWLPTEIIPIINIPEFGDKAAEKVCLDLKIKSQNDKEKLAEAKRLTYLKGFTEGTMLIGEFFGRKVQEIKPIIKTKLIETGEAIIYSEPEKPVMSRSGDECVVALTDQWYITYGESEWRKIAEECLSKMNLYSDETRHGFEHTLSWLNQWACSRSFGLGTRIPWDEQFLVESLSDSSLYMAYYTVAHIFHDGDMYKGSKSLIRPQQMNDEVWEYLFCDGPYPKSSDIPSAVLSEMKQEFDYWYPLDLRVSGKDLIQNHLTFFIYNHTALMANRNWPRGIRCNGHIMLNSEKMSKSTGNFRTLRQSIEEFSATGTRFCLADAGDGVDDANFAFETANAAILRLTKELTWMEEVLDVESSLRTGPPSTYADKVFENDMNIALRLTERAYKDCLFREALKNGFYDLQAARDEYRLSCGTGGMHHDLLLKFMDVQTRLIVPICPHFADYVWRKVLNKEGCVLTAGWPPSNEPDLVLKSANKYLQDSIVLMRKLLQKQLSGSKKGAKKGAQVTAVPEGKLKGLVYVNEQFDGWRAHCLRILQSRFDQQTCSFPPDTEMLAELSATLLQEGKNLKAIQKVCMPFLKFKKDEAISIGTQALNLRLPFGEIEVLQSNKDLIRRQLGLEEVEIYSASDPDDVSIAGPHASLLTQNPPSPGSPTAIFVTSTSVCPPS; encoded by the exons ATGGCATCGGAATCGAAAAGCTACGCTAGGAGAGATCGTCTTCTTGAGATTGAGGCCACTGTTCGAAAGTGGTGGGAAGACGAGGATGTATTCAGAGCCGAATCTTGTGAGAATCTTCCAAAACCAGGAGAAAAGTTTTTCTCAACCTTCCCTTTCCCGTATATGAATGGTTATCTACACATTGGGCATGCCTTTTCATTGTCCAAGGTTGATTTTGCTTCTGCTTACCATAGGCTAAGAGGAGCTAATGTGCTTCTTCCATTTGGTTTCCATTGTACTGGTATGCCAATTAAGGCTTCTGCGGATAAGCTTCGTCGTGAGATTGAACAGTTTGGTAACCCTCCTGTGTTTACTGCTGAAGACACCACCAAAGTTCCTGAAGTTCAGGAGGAGAGCAGTGATACTATAGCTTTACCGATTCCGGGTCAGTTCAAGGGAAAGAAGTCTAAGGTTGCTGCCAAAGCTGGTGGACAGGTTTATCAGTGGGAGATTATGCGCAGTTTTGGTCTTACTGACAGTGAGATTGCAAATTTCCGAGAGCCTTCTGAATGGTTGTATTACTTTCCCCCTTTGGCTGTTGAAGATCTAAGGGCATATGGATTGGGTTGTGATTGGAGACGCTCGTTTGTGACCACTGATGTTAATCCCTTTTTCGATGCCTTTGTGAGGTGGCAGATGAGGAAGTTGAAATCTATGGGAAAGATTGTTAAAGACCGCAGGTACACTATATTCTCACCTTTAGATGGCCAGCCTTGTGCTGATCACGACCGTGCTACTGGGGAAGGTGTTCAGCCTCAAGAGTATACACTCATAAAGATGGAAGTAGTCAAGCCATTCCCTCTGAAACTGGGTCCTTTGGAAGGCAAGAGAGTGTTTTTGGCTGCAGCTACTTTGAGGCCTGAGACCATGTATGGACAAACAAACGCATGGGTACTACCTGATGGGAAATATGGAGCTTATGAAATCAGCGAAACTGAGGTCTTCATCCTTACTGAGAGAGCTGCGCTCAACCTTGCGTACCAGAACTTTTCGAAGAACCCTCAGGAGCCTTCCTGCTTGGTTGAGTTGACCGGGTATGATCTGATTGGACTCCCTTTGAGGTCTCCTCTGTCAGTCAACGAGATCATCTATGCTCTGCCCATGTTGACCATTCTGACCAACAAAGGTACTGGCATTGTCACCAGTGTGCCTAGTGATGCTCCTGATGATTACATGGCTTTACAAGATTTAATCAAAAAGCCTGCTCTTCAAGATAAGTATGGTGTGAAAACGGAATGGTTGCCCACTGAAATCATACCGATCATCAACATTCCGGAATTTGGGGATAAAGCTGCTGAAAAGGTCTGCTTGGATCTGAAAATTAAAAGCCAAAACGATAAGGAAAAGCTTGCAGAGGCTAAGAGGTTGACTTACCTGAAAGGATTTACCGAAGGAACCATGCTTATTGGAGAGTTTTTTGGTAGGAAAGTTCAAGAAATTAAGCCCATTATCAAGACAAAGCTCATAGAGACTGGCGAGGCAATCATATACAGTGAACCCGAGAAGCCGGTGATGTCAAGATCGGGTGATGAATGTGTTGTGGCTCTTACAGATCAGTGGTACATAACATACGGCGAATCAGAATGGCGGAAAATTGCTGAGGAATGCCTATCAAAGATGAATCTCTACTCTGATGAAACAAGGCATGGCTTTGAGCACACTTTGAGCTGGCTCAATCAGTGGGCTTGCTCACGATCTTTTGGTTTAGGAACTCGTATTCCCTGGGATGAACAGTTCCTAGTGGAATCCTTATCTGATTCATCTCTTTATATGGCCTATTACACAGTTGCCCATATCTTTCACGATGGAGACATGTATAAAGGTAGCAAGTCTCTGATCCGCCCTCAGCAGATGAATGATGAAGTTTGGGAGTATCTCTTCTGTGATGGCCCGTACCCTAAATCATCTGATATTCCATCAGCTGTCTTAAGTGAGATGAAGCAGGAATTTGACTACTGGTACCCGCTAGATCTTCGAGTTTCAGGAAAGGATCTTATTCAGAAtcatttgacatttttcatCTACAACCACACTGCACTAATGGCGAATCGTAACTGGCCACGTGGGATCAGATGTAATGGTCATATCATGCTGAATTCTGAAAAGATGTCAAAGTCTACTGGAAATTTCAGAACCCTGCGCCAGTCTATTGAAGAATTCTCTGCCACTGGTACAAGGTTTTGTTTGGCTGATGCTGGTGATGGTGTTGATGATGCAAATTTTGCATTTGAAACTGCAAATGCTGCAATTTTGCGGTTGACAAAAGAGCTCACATGGATGGAAGAAGTTCTGGATGTCGAATCCTCTTTAAGAACGGGACCTCCATCTACATATGCTGATAAAGTGTTTGAAAATGACATGAACATTGCTCTCAGATTGACTGAAAGAGCGTACAAAGATTGTCTGTTTAGGGAGGCACTTAAAAATGGGTTTTACGACTTACAAGCTGCTCGGGATGAGTATAGACTCTCTTGTGGAACTGGAGGCATGCACCATGACTTGCTACTGAAATTTATGGATGTGCAAACACGCCTCATTGTACCAATCTGTCCCCATTTTGCAGATTATGTTTGGAGGAAAGTTTTGAATAAGGAAGGTTGTGTGCTCACAGCAGGCTGGCCACCATCAAATGAGCCAGATTTGGTGCTCAAGAGTGCAAACAAATATTTGCAAGATTCTATTGTGTTAATGAGAAAGCTTCTTCAAAAACAACTCTCAGGTTCCAAGAAGGGTGCTAAGAAAGGTGCTCAAGTAACAGCTGTGCCAGAGGGGAAGCTAAAAGGCCTAGTATATGTGAATGAGCAATTTGATGGATGGAGAGCTCACTGCCTGCGGATTCTGCAAAGTAGATTTGACCAGCAAACCTGTAGTTTCCCCCCGGATACAGAGATGCTTGCAGAACTAAGTGCAACATTGTTGCAGGAGGGAAAAAACTTGAAAGCCATTCAAAAGGTTTGCATGCCTTTCCTTAAATTCAAGAAGGACGAGGCAATATCTATTGGCACTCAGGCTCTGAACTTGAGGTTACCTTTTGGAGAGATCGAAGTCCTTCAGAGTAACAAGGACTTGATCAGGCGGCAACTTGGTCTTGAAGAGGTTGAAATATATTCTGCAAGTGACCCTGATGATGTTTCAATAGCTGGTCCACATGCTTCGCTGCTGACGCAGAATCCTCCATCTCCAGGCAGCCCAACTGCCATCTTTGTGACCAG CACAAGTGTCTGCCCTCCATCCTAA
- a CDS encoding uncharacterized protein (unknown protein; LOCATED IN: endomembrane system; Has 4 Blast hits to 4 proteins in 2 species: Archae - 0; Bacteria - 0; Metazoa - 0; Fungi - 0; Plants - 4; Viruses - 0; Other Eukaryotes - 0 (source: NCBI BLink).), giving the protein MEIPIWGWCIIVAGIIMVTVLCNLLDRWCSKPLEIEEDGKASSSVTLEKKDPVKEDGKSKTNEKAQAKPNNNLV; this is encoded by the coding sequence aTGGAGATCCCAATCTGGGGATGGTGTATTATCGTCGCAGGAATAATAATGGTGACGGTTTTATGCAATTTGCTCGATAGGTGGTGCTCGAAACCTCTTgagatagaagaagatggtaaAGCGTCGTCTTCTGTAactttggagaagaaggatCCAGTGAAAGAAGATGGTAAGAGCAAGACGAACGAGAAGGCACAAGCTAAGCCAAATAATAATCTCgtttga
- the RAB11c gene encoding RAB GTPase 11C (RAB GTPase 11C (RAB11c); FUNCTIONS IN: GTP binding; INVOLVED IN: cytokinesis; LOCATED IN: endosome, plasma membrane, cell plate; EXPRESSED IN: 26 plant structures; EXPRESSED DURING: 13 growth stages; CONTAINS InterPro DOMAIN/s: Ras GTPase (InterPro:IPR001806), Small GTP-binding protein (InterPro:IPR005225), Small GTPase (InterPro:IPR020851), Ras (InterPro:IPR013753), Ras small GTPase, Rab type (InterPro:IPR003579), Rab11-related (InterPro:IPR015595); BEST Arabidopsis thaliana protein match is: RAB GTPase homolog A2B (TAIR:AT1G07410.1); Has 27576 Blast hits to 27520 proteins in 758 species: Archae - 26; Bacteria - 154; Metazoa - 14618; Fungi - 3770; Plants - 3044; Viruses - 20; Other Eukaryotes - 5944 (source: NCBI BLink).), producing the protein MARRPDEEYDYLFKVVLIGDSGVGKSNLLSRFTRNEFCLESKSTIGVEFATRTLQVEGRTVKAQIWDTAGQERYRAITSAYYRGALGALLVYDVTKPTTFENVSRWLKELRDHADSNIVIMLIGNKTDLKHLRAVATEDAQSYAEKEGLSFIETSALEALNVEKAFQTILSEVYRIISKKSISSDQTTANANIKEGQTIDVAATSESNAKKPCCSSS; encoded by the exons ATGGCGAGAAGACCGGACGAAGAATACGACTACTTGTTTAAAGTGGTTTTGATCGGAGACTCCGGTGTCGGCAAGTCTAATCTCCTCTCTAGATTCACTCGCAACGAGTTCTGCTTAGAATCCAAATCCACCATTGGTGTCGAATTCGCTACTCGTACTCTCCAA GTGGAAGGAAGGACTGTGAAAGCTCAGATATGGGACACGGCTGGGCAAGAACGATACAGAGCCATAACTAGCGCCTATTACAGAGGTGCACTTGGAGCTCTTTTGGTCTATGATGTCACCAAGCCAACAACGTTTGAGAATGTAAGCAGGTGGTTAAAAGAACTAAGAGACCATGCAGATTCCAATATAGTGATCATGTTGATTGGGAACAAGACAGATCTGAAGCATCTCAGAGCAGTTGCCACAGAGGATGCTCAGAGCTATGCAGAGAAAGAAGGCTTATCTTTCATCGAGACATCGGCTCTCGAGGCATTAAACGTAGAAAAGGCTTTTCAGACGATTCTCTCGGAGGTTTATAGGATCATCAGCAAGAAGTCGATATCTTCAGACCAGACAACTGCAAATGCCAACATCAAGGAAGGCCAAACAATTGATGTGGCTGCTACTTCTGAATCAAACGCTAAGAAGCCTTGTTGCTCATCGTCTTGA
- a CDS encoding Translation elongation factor EF1B, gamma chain (Translation elongation factor EF1B, gamma chain; FUNCTIONS IN: translation elongation factor activity; INVOLVED IN: translational elongation; LOCATED IN: plasma membrane; EXPRESSED IN: male gametophyte, cultured cell, pollen tube, leaf, seed; EXPRESSED DURING: L mature pollen stage, M germinated pollen stage, seed development stages; CONTAINS InterPro DOMAIN/s: Thioredoxin fold (InterPro:IPR012335), Glutathione S-transferase, C-terminal (InterPro:IPR004046), Glutathione S-transferase/chloride channel, C-terminal (InterPro:IPR017933), Glutathione S-transferase, N-terminal (InterPro:IPR004045), Glutathione S-transferase, C-terminal-like (InterPro:IPR010987), Translation elongation factor EF1B, gamma chain, conserved (InterPro:IPR001662), Thioredoxin-like fold (InterPro:IPR012336); BEST Arabidopsis thaliana protein match is: Translation elongation factor EF1B, gamma chain (TAIR:AT1G57720.2); Has 8999 Blast hits to 8983 proteins in 1311 species: Archae - 2; Bacteria - 4523; Metazoa - 1774; Fungi - 604; Plants - 732; Viruses - 0; Other Eukaryotes - 1364 (source: NCBI BLink).) yields MALVLHTYKGNKSAEKALIAAEYVGVQIDVPSDFQMGVTNKTPAFLKMNPIGKVPVLETPEGSVFESNAIARYVSRLNGDNSLNGSSLIEYAQIEQWIDFSSLEIYASILRWFGPRMGFMPYSAPAEEGAISTLKRALDALNTHLTSNTYLVGHSITLADIITVCNLNLGFATVMTKKFTSEFPHVERYFWTVVNQPNFTKVLGDVKQTEAVPPIASKKAAQPAKPKEEPKKKEAPVAEAPKLAEEEEAPKPKAKNPLDLLPPSPMVLDDWKRLYSNTKSNFREVAIKGFWDMYDPEGYSLWFCDYKYNDENMVSFVTLNKVGGFLQRMDLARKYSFGKMLICGSEGPFKVKGLWLFRGPEIPKFIMDEVYDMELYEWTKVDISDEAQKERVSQMIEDAEPFEGEALLDAKCFK; encoded by the exons ATGGCTTTG GTCTTGCACACGTACAAGGGAAACAAAAGTGCTGAGAAGGCACTCATTGCAGCAGAGTACGTTGGTGTGCAGATCGATGTGCCCTCTGACTTTCAGATGGGTGTCACTAACAAAACCCCTGCGTTCCTCAAGATGAACCCTATTGGAAAG GTTCCTGTACTTGAGACTCCCGAGGGTTCAGTATTTGAAAGCAACGCAATTGCCCGTTATG TAAGCCGATTGAATGGTGACAACTCTTTGAACGGATCCTCCCTGATCGAATAT GCACAAATTGAGCAATGGATTGATTTCTCTTCATTGGAGATCTATGCAAGTATCTTGAGGTGGTTCGGCCCAAGAATGGGCTTTATGCCATACAGTGCTCCG GCTGAAGAAGGTGCGATCTCTACGTTGAAGAGAGCACTTGATGCTCTGAACACACATCTCACGTCTAACACTTACCTTGTCGGACACTCTATTACCCTTGCTGATATCATCACTGTCTGCAACTTGAACTTGGGATTTGCTACTGTCATGACCAAGAAATTTACCTCTGAATTTCCTCATGTTGAGAGGTACTTCTGGACTGTGGTTAACCAACCAAACTTCACTAAAGTGTTGGGTGATGTCAAACAGACTGAAGCTGTCCCTCCTATTGCTTCCAAGAAAGCTGCCCAGCCTGCAAAGCCCAAAGAAGAGCCTAAGAAAAAGGAAGCCCCAGTAGCAGAGGCACCTAAGCTtgctgaagaggaagaggcaCCAAAGCCCAAAGCCAAGAACCCTCTTGACTTGCTACCACCAAGCCCTATGGTTCTAGATGATTGGAAGAGGCTTTACTCAAACACCAAATCTAACTTCCGCGAGGTTGCTATTAAAG GATTCTGGGACATGTATGACCCAGAGGGATACTCACTATGGTTCTGTGACTACAAGTACAACGATGAGAACATGGTGTCATTTGTCACGCTCAACAAGGTTGGTGGGTTCCTTCAGCGTATGGACTTGGCACGTAAATACTCCTTTGGAAAGATGCTGATTTGTGGGTCAGAGGGTCCGTTCAAGGTGAAGGGTTTATGGCTGTTCCGTGGACCAGAGATCCCAAAGTTCATAATGGACGAGGTGTACGACATGGAGCTGTATGAGTGGACTAAGGTTGATATCTCAGATGAAGCCCAGAAGGAGCGTGTTAGCCAGATGATTGAAGACGCAGAGCCATTTGAAGGTGAGGCTCTCTTGGACGCCAAGTGCTTCAagtga
- a CDS encoding Translation elongation factor EF1B, gamma chain (Translation elongation factor EF1B, gamma chain; FUNCTIONS IN: translation elongation factor activity; INVOLVED IN: translational elongation; EXPRESSED IN: male gametophyte, pollen tube; EXPRESSED DURING: L mature pollen stage, M germinated pollen stage, seed development stages; CONTAINS InterPro DOMAIN/s: Thioredoxin fold (InterPro:IPR012335), Glutathione S-transferase, C-terminal (InterPro:IPR004046), Glutathione S-transferase, C-terminal-like (InterPro:IPR010987), Glutathione S-transferase/chloride channel, C-terminal (InterPro:IPR017933), Translation elongation factor EF1B, gamma chain, conserved (InterPro:IPR001662), Glutathione S-transferase, N-terminal (InterPro:IPR004045), Thioredoxin-like fold (InterPro:IPR012336); BEST Arabidopsis thaliana protein match is: Translation elongation factor EF1B, gamma chain (TAIR:AT1G57720.2).), with product MALVLHTYKGNKSAEKALIAAEYVGVQIDVPSDFQMGVTNKTPAFLKMNPIGKVPVLETPEGSVFESNAIARYVSRLNGDNSLNGSSLIEYAQIEQWIDFSSLEIYASILRWFGPRMGFMPYSAPAEEGAISTLKRALDALNTHLTSNTYLVGHSITLADIITVCNLNLGFATVMTKKFTSEFPHVERYFWTVVNQPNFTKVKGLWLFRGPEIPKFIMDEVYDMELYEWTKVDISDEAQKERVSQMIEDAEPFEGEALLDAKCFK from the exons ATGGCTTTG GTCTTGCACACGTACAAGGGAAACAAAAGTGCTGAGAAGGCACTCATTGCAGCAGAGTACGTTGGTGTGCAGATCGATGTGCCCTCTGACTTTCAGATGGGTGTCACTAACAAAACCCCTGCGTTCCTCAAGATGAACCCTATTGGAAAG GTTCCTGTACTTGAGACTCCCGAGGGTTCAGTATTTGAAAGCAACGCAATTGCCCGTTATG TAAGCCGATTGAATGGTGACAACTCTTTGAACGGATCCTCCCTGATCGAATAT GCACAAATTGAGCAATGGATTGATTTCTCTTCATTGGAGATCTATGCAAGTATCTTGAGGTGGTTCGGCCCAAGAATGGGCTTTATGCCATACAGTGCTCCG GCTGAAGAAGGTGCGATCTCTACGTTGAAGAGAGCACTTGATGCTCTGAACACACATCTCACGTCTAACACTTACCTTGTCGGACACTCTATTACCCTTGCTGATATCATCACTGTCTGCAACTTGAACTTGGGATTTGCTACTGTCATGACCAAGAAATTTACCTCTGAATTTCCTCATGTTGAGAGGTACTTCTGGACTGTGGTTAACCAACCAAACTTCACTAAA GTGAAGGGTTTATGGCTGTTCCGTGGACCAGAGATCCCAAAGTTCATAATGGACGAGGTGTACGACATGGAGCTGTATGAGTGGACTAAGGTTGATATCTCAGATGAAGCCCAGAAGGAGCGTGTTAGCCAGATGATTGAAGACGCAGAGCCATTTGAAGGTGAGGCTCTCTTGGACGCCAAGTGCTTCAagtga
- a CDS encoding uncharacterized protein (unknown protein; BEST Arabidopsis thaliana protein match is: unknown protein (TAIR:AT1G57765.1); Has 35333 Blast hits to 34131 proteins in 2444 species: Archae - 798; Bacteria - 22429; Metazoa - 974; Fungi - 991; Plants - 531; Viruses - 0; Other Eukaryotes - 9610 (source: NCBI BLink).), whose protein sequence is MRQNSATGGLSWRRLLFFASIGLQFFLGLSGDSKNTNAGVKTESHTSSSKTGTKVILVLVGFVAVAMFSFFLYKLWQKKKRDEQYARLLKLFEEDDELEVELGLRD, encoded by the exons atgagaCAGAACTCAGCAACTGGTGGTCTTTCATGGCGGCGTTTACTGTTCTTCGCTTCGATTGGTTTGCAGTTCTTCTTAG GTCTATCGGGTGATTCCAAGAACACGAATGCAGGAGTTAAGACAGAATCTCATACTTCTTCCAGCAAAACAGGCACAAAAGTTATCCTTGTTCTAGTTGGATTTGTGGCTGTGGCCATGTTCTCGTTCTTCCTATACAAGCTAtggcaaaagaagaaaagagacgaGCAGTATGCTCGACTGTTGAAGCTGtttgaggaagatgatgaactCGAGGTTGAATTAGGTCTTCGAGATTAA